TTGATGTGTCCGATGCCCCTGCAGCCCGGAGTCGGACACACGCCCTGCGTCACGGAGCTCTTCACGTCTGAAAGCCCTGCATATGcttcaaaacaacaacacacatgCTCAAAACACACAATGAATGATGTTTTACAGAGTTATTCTAGTAACCAGCAGCTATTTCAgttcctcacacacacacacgataaTAATAACGCTTCATATATCATACTAAACACAGTAAAACTTCACATCTCTCAGGTCAGCCGAGTAATTCATCATGTGATCTATCTGTGTGGCATAATGGgaacagactcacacacacactgtgtgaGTGCATTAGCTGAACCAATCTAAACAAGCCTGATTTCAGCTAAAGCACAAGAGTGTGTAACTAGTAACTCACCGAGCGGCGGTTCTAGCGGGTGACCCGTCCTGGAGCACCAGCCCACCGGATGAAGATCTGGCAGGTCTGAATCCACCCAGAAATCAAACTTCTCATGCCAGCCGTCAAAATGCACCTAAGGAAGAGAGAGATCCTTATTCCACCAACCACCAGCACAATAAAGAGTTTCTCTTAAACCTTATTTAGTTTCAACAAAGAAACAAGTAGATAATATGAAAGTAATAAATATAGAGATTGTTTGAGGtcaaattaatacttttattcatcaaggacgcGTTAAACTGATTAAAAGTTTCATAAATCAACACATATCTGACACCAGTGATCTTCCTCACTTTGACTCTGTAGTCTTCGGTGTCGGTGATGGTGGCCACGCGGATCAGCATCGGGTTCCGTCTGTCCACCGCCTCCAACTTCATGTGCAGCTGGAAGCCGTGTACCGGTCTCTACGGGAACACGACAGTGGTCAGAACGCAGTCACAACTCTTCAATCACACGGTTATGGAACAGGTTCTCACCACACAGAAGGCTTGACTCGGAGCAGCAGACGCGCCTGTATCTTCCATGTAATCCTCCCAGATGAAGTGCTCTGGATTGGGGTGTCCTAAAAGACAAATACTCACAAATCACACCTGTAGTGACACCTAATGGCGGacctatattacatcttgtgaaaggggcattataagtctctggtgtctccagaatgtgtgtgtgaagtttcagctcaaaatcccccacagatcatttattatagcttgtcaaatttgcctctatttggtttttgtgtgtgtccctttaaatgcaaatgagccgctgctcccgccccctttccagaagagggcggagctttaacagctcagcaacaacaaagctggagaatctcacgcagccaaaatgaggaaagtgttcagccttacattgttcaaaccggagtcgacactgatggagagactcaggaagaagttacaacttttagacgtttctgaatggttagtggataaattgatgtagttgctgtggagttgattcaactcatccactagcatgtgccgtcatgttcatcttttgtgttgaattgaccctcctatggcgtaaaatgacggcatgtcaacaacaactcttcctcttctctaaagcagcccaacatggccccgccccctttgttgtgtgttgtcgggggcggggtttatgtacattttatggtttgtgatgtcacaacccacgaagctcgttgtagtccctaccagccttaaaaagcgatttctgtaatttattgcatgtgccgtcatgttcatctattgtgtaaatccagcgttgaagcccctccttctgaaaagcacaatgtgctctgattggtcggctgaaGCAGTGATGTCCCGCCCCTtaaccataaccgccagtttcaactcattactaactcaaccaggccccgccccttaattctgcatatgaattatttaaatgaggaatattgtgtcACACCCATCCTCTAGGGGTCACTGTAGGGGTTGATACCCACCCTGAGGTGCAGTGAGCGGCCGGCCGTGATCCTGACACCAGCCCACCGGGTGAATATGAGGGCTGCTCGCGTCACACCTGAGGAAATAAAACATTATCCATCACTGAGGAGCAACATCACCTTCTGCAGTGCAACCAATAATGCGAGGCGTGTGTGAAAACAGAGGCTTTGCTTCTTGTTTCACGGATATAAGAAGACAAACAATACATTAAATCATCCTGAATGGTCTTGGCTCAATGTGCAGCATCTGTGTCAGAGCTTCTCCTGCTGGATACAGACAGTAATAACACACAGAACAGACTCCATGTTGTTTCTGCACTAATCCATTTATAGCGGCTCTGAACGGACGCGTCTCTCTGTGTGGGATGAACTCTAATTTtacctcctcttcctctccagGGCTTTTCATGAGCAAATCCCAGCAGTATTGTGGTGCATTATATAAAACACAGACGTGCATCACTGGACTGGAATCAATCAGTCATTATAAACACACGTTACATAAGCAGAAGTGCATATTAATGTGTTTCTACACTAATACATTCACAACCTCCAGTAAACATCCACAGAACATCAGAGACGCTTTAATTAATCGTCTGTACATCAAACCTGCACCTCCTATGAATAATCATCATTAtgcaaattatttatttctaccATGATCTGCATTCTTTCATCTCTTCCCTTCTTATAATGTattgaatgttaattttcattAGGGTTTTTGCATATTCAGCCCTGTTCGGCCACTTTTCATATcgttaatgtatattaatatttcacacaaataacaaataactaaataataaataacaaaataaagaatATTACAAAAAGTATAGTTATGGTTATGCGATGAAAatcaatctatcaatctatcaatctatcaatctattaatctatcaatctatcaatctatcatccatccgtccatccaaacatccatctatccatccatccaaatgtCCATCTATCCAAACAAAcatccaaacaaacaaaacatccaAACATCCAAACAAACATCCATCCAAACATCCAtccaaacatccatccatccaaacatccatccattcaaacatccatccattcaaacatccatctatccatccatccaaatgtCCATCTATCCAAACAAACATCCAAACAAACATCCAAACAAACATCCAAACAAACATCCAAACAAACATCCAAACAAACATCCATCCAAACATCCAtccaaacatccatccatccatccattcaaacatccatccatccattcaaacatccatccattcaaACATCCAAACATCCATTCAAACATCCATTCAAACATCCATTCAAACATCCAAACATCCATCCAAACATCCATCcaaacatccatccattcaaacatccatccatccatccattcaaacAACCATCCAAAAATCCATCCAAACATCCAAACATCCATCCATGCAAACATCCATTCAAACATCCATCCAAAAATCCATCCAAacaaacatccatccatccaaaaatCCATCCAAAcaaacatccatccattcaaacatccatccattcaaacatccatccattcaaACATTCAAACATCCATCCAAACATTcaaacatccatccattcaaacatccatacatccattcaaacatccaaacatccatccattcaaacatccaaacatccatccattcaaACATCCATCCAAAcaaacatccatccattcaaacatccatccattcaaacatccatccattcaaacatccatccattcaaacatccatccattcaaacatccaaacatccatccaaacatccaatccatccatccatccgcctTTAGTTTTATTAATGATTTCTCACAACAATTCTGTTATTGACTTGAACTGAATTGATCTGAATTACAAaactattgtctttttagagctgctttacagatAATATTGACGTTGTTTcataattaatgaattttgacACATTAACGCTGTTATTTTtcctgtgaagctgctttgaaacaatctgtattgtataaagcctTATAGAAATAAAGCCGACTCGACTCACCAGTAATCATACGTGTCGTCCCAGTTGTCGAAATGAACGAGGAATCGGTTGTCCACGATGTCCGCCACAGTGGCCACACACACCAGACACGGGTTCTTCCGGTCCACCGCCTCCAGCTTCATGCCCACTTCAAACATCGCGGCGCTTGAAGTCTGTGAAGAGAAAAGAGCGGGTTAACTCCATCTGATTTCCTTCAGTTTCAGGCGTTTACATGAGCCGTGAAAAACACAATCAAGAGAAGGTCAGTGGATTTACGCTGCTTTGGGATTTGAAGAGATTCTTTGGTGCAGCTTGAGCGTTACAGGCTTCCAGATATTTCTCCCAGTCAAATTCGTTTGGCTTGTAACCTGACAGCAcaagaaataaaatgaattaaacaagAGAAAAAAGCTCATATATGGAAGATATATTTATTATCCTTGATTTATTACACAGGACAAAAGTCAAAACAGACACATGACATGTTTTGAATAAACATCTCAGCAGGTGTGTTTAGGATGGAGATCAAACTCTAAACAAACCTTTGGGTGGATGAAGTTTGTGTCCCGTGGACTCGCACCATCCGGCTGGTTTGATGTCAGGAGAGTCTGCGTTTACCCAGAAGTCATAGCACTCGGAGTAACCGTCGATACGGAGACGCAGACGAAAGCCAATCACCTTCAACAACAAGCAaatcaatataaaaaatatagctgcatgCACCAGTTAAGGGGCCAAACATGGCTAGGATCACACTGACTGCAACAATGAGCAAATTAAAGCAAATTAAGTTGATTTTaagcaaaatgactgaaaagGCATAAACACAGTCACTAATAAAGACTTAATGGTttatcacttttgaccaatagaTGGCGCTGTGACAAAATTGATGTGGTGTGGTCAGAGTGAATTTGGTGTCAATATGCAAAAACATTGCAGATATGGAGCCTCAAGAGTCATTTTGGCATCAAATATGTTGCTGCGGCATACGAAAACGGTTTCATCAAtcgacaaaaaaaaagaaaaaacatttttgttggcACAGTCTGAATATGATACGACGGTGAAAATCAGATGAACAGTCTAAGAGGAGCTCGAAAACATAGGTTTTGAAAGAAAATCTaaatggcggacaggacgtttggcattaaatacagcattttactaTTAAATTGAAAACGGCCAACaccaatatgggaaaatttgatattttttatgatttttggacaaaccgttcagaagttataagcaaaaatacctaTATCCAAACAAACATCCAAACATCCATCCAAACATCCATCTTTCCAAACAAtcaaacatccatccatccaagcatccatccatccaaacaagcatccatccatccaaacaagcatccatccatccaaacaaaCAATCCATCCATTCAAACATCCATCTTTCCAAACAAGCATCCAtccaaacatccatccatccatccaaacaaaCAATCCATCCATTCaaacaatccatccatccattcaaacaatccatccatccatccaaacatcCATCTTTCCAAACAATCAAACATCCATCTTTCCAAACAATCAAACATCCATCTTTCCAAACAAtcaaacatccatccatccaaacaaaCATCCATCCAAACATCCATCTTTCCATCCAttcaaacatccatccatccatccatccatccatccatccattcaaacatccatccatccaaacaagcatccatccattcaaacatccatccatccatccattcaaacatccatccatccatccatccaaacatccatccgtccattcaaacatccatccatccatccatccatctatccattcaaacatccatccatccaaacaaaCATCTATACAAACATCCATCCAAACatttatctatccatccaaACATGCATCCAAACAGCCATCCATccaacctaaccctaaccctaaaccatcCTAAACCATAAACACAGTCACTAGTAAAAACGTAATGGTCCATTCATGCgatttttggacaaactgttcagaagttataagcaaaaataacaatttttcgtATCTCTgagccactaggtggcgctgtgccgagaCGCGACATGtgacctcaggtcatgcttgtcttatttcatgaaaaatgtataaaaatgaagtgattttatgattaaatgcaatttttatttcatgcatGCACTCTGAAATATCGTGTAGTAAAGTGAGTATTTCTGACCTCTGCCACAGACAGCACACAGAACATGGACGGATGCAGCGGGTCGATCCCTTCCAGCCTCATCCCGACCTTAAATCCGCTCCTGCTGTTCGGAAATGCCTGGAACTAGAAGAGCACAAATCAAAGAGTTCAGAGACATGAAGAACCTGACGCTTCAACACCACTGAACGTTTTCAGTCTGGCGTGTTTCCGAGGGGAGCGGATTTCCTGTCGCATCCCTTCAGGAACAAAACGGGCCGTGAGACGAGGACACCAGCGCTTTATGAGCTCAAAGTCAGGAGACAGGAACGCTGACAGCTGCTGGAGTGAATCACGTCTGTGAGACGGAGAGACCTGGATCTGTTTCTCTTCTGACCGTCTCTGCTGTATTCAGTGACGTCTGATCAATCGCTGTGTTTTCATACAAAGTTGTGAAATTAACTTGGAATACATCATAAAAAAGCCATAACAttcatgcatttggcagatgcttttatccattCAAGGTATAAACTTTTATCACTGTGAATAAAAATCAAGAACTTCAGCATCACAAGTGAGGAAACATGATGAAATAACACACGGTCTACAGGAGCGTCTGCAGTCAGCGTCGCTCCACCAACATTAATCACAGAATCCTGCTGACCTGCCGGATCTGGAGTGAGTGTGTAACAATGCAGCTCTGGCGTCACGTGATCAGCGCATGCGGAGGCGTTCATACGGTTGGGTTATTTTTAGCTCTTGATCCAGCACAGGACAGTAAGTGATGCGCTACAGGAACACATTTAACACAAACTGATTCTGCTCAATCTTCAATGCGTTCTTGATATCGAGTCGCTGGTTCATCACTATAAAAACTGTCATTGCTTCTGGATTgtgttttagtaatttaaaaTCACATACAACTGAACAGAAAATTATTAAAAGTTgaacaaaaattacatttttagagCTTTACGAACTCTTTTACTTTTTCCCCAAACTCGGTTTTGAATTTTTATGGATTGTATTTAGAATTGTTAAGTTACATTTTAGTAATCATAAAGCATGTCTCATTAACTGAAATCATGAATCTTATACAATTTAACAACAATTCattaaaagtttaattaaaGTAACATTTTAGGTCCTTATGAAAGCAATTTAATTTTAgtcatcaaaaagcatgtctaatcaactgaaatcatacaaattatacaatttaacaattcagtaaaagtttaacaaaaataaaatttaggACTTTatgaaatctgttttattttttcccaaaattcATATTCtccgttttaatttttttcggATTGTGTTGtaatgattaaattaaattttagtaatcaaaaagcatgtctaattaactGCAATCataaaaaattatacaatttaacaacaatttattaaaagtttaacaaaaacaaatttatatgaCTTTATGAAATCAGTTTTATTGTTTCTGGAttgttttaatggttaaatCAAATTTTAGTCATAAAAATGCATGTCTAGTTAATTTAAATCATGAAACTTATACAACTGAACAACAATGTATTAAAAGTTTGACACAATTTCAATTTTTAGAGCTTTACAAACggttttaattttttccccaaattcatttttttcagttaattcTTCtgaattttagtaatcaaaaagcatgtctaattaattgaaatcatgaaacttatacaatttaacaacaattcattaaaagtttaataaaaataacattttaggGCCCTTtgaaaaccattttatttatttttgtccaaATTCCGCTTTttccattacatttttttctggattgtgttttaatgattaaatcaaattttagtaatcaaaaagcttGTCTAATTAAGTGAAATcataaaaattatacaatttaacaacaattcactaaaagtttaacaaaaatgttttttagggctttatgtaatctgttttattttcatgGTTAAATTTtcaatggttaaattaaatagtAATCAAAATGCATGTCtaaataattgaaataatgaaacttttacaatttaacaatttataaaaaaaatatttttgcactctatgaaatccattttatttCTTCCCAAAATTCAGTTAcatttttaccaaattctgtgCTTTCCATTTTAAGTTTTTCTGAATTGCGTTTTAATgctcaaaaagcatgtctaatcaattgaattcataaaaccttaaaaatttaataactttatgtAATTTAAAATCTGTTTTCCCGTCCAGAAATCATAAGGCCCTTCATATCTGAATTAAGTAGTATATTCTAACCGACACATTATTGTTTCAGACTGAAGAGTGAACACCTAagaccttcatcatcatcatcatcatcagagcTGACCCCAGATCAGACGCTGTACCTCAGTGAAGAGCTGCAGAGGTGCGGCTTCTGCTCTCTCGTCCTCCAGATACTGATCCCAGGACCATGGCTTCTTCTTTCCGCTCACTGCTGACAAACACAATTTTTCAGCTTCTGCTCCACAAAACATCTTCTAGAGGAAACACCGATGCTGTCAGCGGTGTGAGGGTGTGAGATGGACAGCAATAGAGCGAAactcattcattttctccac
The nucleotide sequence above comes from Chanodichthys erythropterus isolate Z2021 chromosome 23, ASM2448905v1, whole genome shotgun sequence. Encoded proteins:
- the LOC137013567 gene encoding lethal(3)malignant brain tumor-like protein 4 isoform X3, which translates into the protein MMQSDDRKRKKHSLNPRSVSDEYSLRERPKEDVAKMKNKVTSQAVSGKKKPWSWDQYLEDERAEAAPLQLFTEFQAFPNSRSGFKVGMRLEGIDPLHPSMFCVLSVAEVIGFRLRLRIDGYSECYDFWVNADSPDIKPAGWCESTGHKLHPPKGYKPNEFDWEKYLEACNAQAAPKNLFKSQSSTSSAAMFEVGMKLEAVDRKNPCLVCVATVADIVDNRFLVHFDNWDDTYDYWCDASSPHIHPVGWCQDHGRPLTAPQGHPNPEHFIWEDYMEDTGASAAPSQAFCVRPVHGFQLHMKLEAVDRRNPMLIRVATITDTEDYRVKVHFDGWHEKFDFWVDSDLPDLHPVGWCSRTGHPLEPPLAYAGLSDVKSSVTQGVCPTPGCRGIGHIKGAKYTGHHSAFGCPYSDMNMKKEVVLPDRLGGEKQITFVPVHFVQKTKRLCPDEEEEEEDGKVEISQVENRVEMAAYEGGAPRLRGRPAVVKRELKEEPLTPGAKPLSPLGKRGRLPSRLSQSSKFLRIKDEEDDIDVNSVISERNMDSLQQALHQSVFLSAMSAHPSRDLPLCWEQHCKLLPGVAGVQASRVAHWTVEEVADFIHSLPGCEEQAKQFREEQIDGKAFLLLTQRDIVKIMSVKLGPALKIYNSILMFRHAEDDQSAAGDSNT